Within the Anguilla rostrata isolate EN2019 chromosome 6, ASM1855537v3, whole genome shotgun sequence genome, the region ACCAAACTTGCTAGACcgttaaaatgtattcattcttATATGCTGTTTGacgagctaacgttagcataGCTAGTGGAACAATAGCAATGTTGCCTTGTGCTAATTCAGTGATTCATTGTCTTTGATCAGATAATACAGATCTGAAGACTAAGCATGGAAGCAGCAAGCGCTTTCAAGACCCCTTGTAAGCAAAACGGGATGAGGAGTCCCGGTGCGTATCTAACTCTTAATTGTCATTCTAGCTTTTAACTGTAGTCCTTAATTATACTGGGCAATAAAATGATTATGCTGGAATACAATGGCAGTTATGACATGGCCAAAGCTATGTTATGTGTGTTAAAATGATTAAAGTATTATCACCGTTGAAAACGTTTCAATGTGACATTGATTAGAGTAGTCGTATTTCGCAAGAAGATAACCGgtgtctgttttatttacatagACTGcaattttatatagcgcttttatccaaagtgctttacaatttatgcctctgccagacaaccgctcttacctcctgagctatgtcgccccttaggCATATTTAGGCATTTCAATCTATTTTACCATTTTCTCCAGCTGGGACACCAATAACCATCCCCGCGTCTCCTTTTATGCAAAAACTTGGATGTGGAACTGGAGTGAATGTTTATCTAATGAAAAGGTATGTTTACCCTGTCACCAGAACTTGCATCTCGCTTCTGAAATGGCACCAGGGGCCGTATTTATAATGCTTCTCAATTGACGAGTGCTGACCTATTACTGGTTTGCACCTTCAGGTCATAATGAATAAGATTAAGATATGGCCAAGAGACACCTGATCCTAGGTCTGCACTCCGCACTCTGCACTACACCGAGAAGCTGAATGAACGTGGGCCTAGATATGGACCCGAAATATGTGAATCCTGGCGCTATGGGATTTAGCAGTCTTAAACGTTTGTCACCATTTGACCTTTCAGAGTTGGCAAACAGACTCATTCTCCTTGGGCCATTAAGAAGATCAACAGCAAGTGTGCAACAACAAGCCTGGGTGTTTACCAGAAACGGCTTTGTGACGAAGCAAAGATTTTAAAGGGCCTGCACCACCCAAACATTGTTGGTAagatgaacataaaataaatccatCAATGAGATGACTCCAGATGCTTGGTGCTTGTTCCGGATATCTGTGGTTGTATAAATATTCACGGCTATTTAGCTTAGTATTCAGTTCTGTGCAAGACACCTCAAATATCTGGGGACAACTGCAATTCACAAAAGGTTTATGGACTGTTCTTCAAAAAACTTTTGATTAGCCagactgtaataaaaaaatttttttttaattctcataTGCCATAAACATGAAAACTCCCCTTGTTTGTAAGAATAATTTTGTGTGGCCTTTCGCAATTCAGGGTTCCGAGCTTTCACCACTGCTAAGGATGGATCCAAGTGCCTGGCCATGGAGTATGGAGGAGAGCAATCTCTGAATGACCTGATAGAGAAGAGGCGAGAGGAAGGGGGAGCTGCTTTCCCGGCCAAAACCATTGAGAATGTGGCCCTGCACGTGGCGCGTGGGCTCCAGGTAtccggcacaaaatggctgataaAGTTTCCCTCTGCAAACCATCTTGTTCTATTTGAAGTTTTGAACCTTTCCCCACATATGATTTTGAAACATAGCAAGTTTCACCAAGTGCATACTCGTGTCTTTTTTCAGCCAtctctgtaaatgtaaaattccTGTGGACATTTGCCCGTAtggtttgaaaatataacttttttggggggaatgTATAATGTTCTAGTCAAGATTTAACAAAAAGAGGGGCCTGTCAGGTTGTATATCATGCTGAAGCACTTGTTCTCTGCAGTGACATGCCCTGCTGTTTGGAATCAAAGCCTGATCATGTTGCTTGTggcctgggagggaggggttcaATCATCAAGATGGTGTCTCTTGTGGTCAGTCAGGCATCTGCACAAGAGACCAAAATGGAACCAGCCCCTCTATAACATAAGGGATGGTTTCTATTtaaaaaccaaccaaaaaaaaataatatattttatttttattgtttgcagATGCAGTAGTTTTTGTATTCAGGACGGTTATGATTAATGCCAAGCATGAACATGTTTTTTGGTGCTGTAGAGCATGCCCCAGACATGCATTTCCATCTCTTCTAGTATCTTCACAATGAGAAAAAGCTTCTACATGGGGATATCAAATCATGCAACGTTGTTGTCAAAGGAGACTTCGAAGCCGTAAAAATCTGCGACGTGGGCGTCTCCCTGCATCTGGATGAGAACATGAAAGGTAGCTTGTGTTGCTTCGTGGCAGCAattgtgttaaaaatgtatattgtgaCCTTTTCACACTGTAGGGCCCACAAATGGCAAAAACATTTACAGGATATCAGAGAAGACCTAAGTCCACACATGATTCCGGCTAACATAAACTAGCATTAGCCTGTTTGTAATGAGTGTTCtgggctgtttttatttgctatAAATCTTATTTTGTAGTCTGACAAGACATGCGTATGAAAATGATGGGTTTAGACTGCCACCTGCCTTCTCCCCAGTACAGAGGTGTATTTATCCATATAACTTAATgtcttaaatatatttaaacctTTCTGTTTGGCAGACTGATTTGCAGCCaaagttatgtttattttttattgaagttCCAGTGTTTactgttctttttgtttgcCCAACATTGTTAAAGTCCACCATGTAGCTTTTCACTGCAGTAACCATTTAACACATCATTATTAAAGAATGTTGAAATTTGTTGGGCCCAACAACTCTTCCCTGAGTGCCAAGACATCCTAAGCCATGTATTCTGGACACGTATTAGATCTGCACGAAAGCAAAGTTTTCCCTCCTAAACTGAGAGTGGGAGAAATCTGTACTGTGGATAACAAAGCTAGAGCTCTCATATTCAGTCAGCCACATATAAAATGAGTGTTTATGCAGAATAATGCATCACTTGGTTCCTGTTggaaatgttttcattccaatGTATTTAAGGGTTCTCTTTGTAAAATGTATAGTTAAGTCTATAACTAGTGGTTTATGatgtatgcatttatgaatTTTCTGAATACAGCAATGATCAGTATATCATTTTCTGATCCTGGAGAATTTATTCAGCGTATTTATTGTGCCTTTTCAGTGAGCAATGTCTCATTAAGGCTATTGTGTACAATGCTTTTATTCTCAGAAATTTGTAGAACTGCCGTGCTGGGCAGTTTGTCAGCATGCCAACAATTAAAGTTTATTGTTTTGGTGCTTTAAATGCTTCCCAGGACTGCGAAATGGTCTGAAATTGAAGTTCTGCTCAACGCtgaaatctttttcttttcactctgtACAGTCAGTGACCCCAGAGCTAACTACATTGGAACAGAGCCCTGGAAACCCAAAGAGGCCCTGGAGGATGGGGTAATCACTGACAAAGCAGACATCTATGCTTATGGGCTGACACTCTGGGAGATGATGACCCTGTCTGTTCCTCATCTGGAGATGTTGGATAGTGAGGATGATGAAGGTAAAACTACACAATATATTCTGATCCAATTAAAATATGCCTACATGATTTATCACAGTGTTTTGGCTTATTATGTTGCCCATTTATATATGGTCCTGACACATGGGAATATCTATTTTTTCTGACATGGAACTGAGGAACTGAAACATTCCTGTTTAGAATGGTGGGAAGGCTAGTGTGACCGGGTCTTTGTTGTGACCTTGTGCCAGACGATTCTTTCGACGAGCTGGACTTTGACGAGGACACGTACTACGAAAGCTTGGGCACGCGGCCGCCCCTGGACACCGAGATCCTGGGGGCCTCCTACCAGCGAATGGTGGAGCTCTTCTGCCTCTGCACCAGCGAAGACCCCCACAAGCGCCCCTCTGCCGCGCAATCGTCAGGTGCTGGTCTACCAAGGAAACGAGTCATTAGATTAGTTCAGAAGTAATTAAGAAACTTCTGTGTAGCTTTATCTTTCttgtcatttctgttttgtcttaaaaataaatgattatttatccTTTGGACTTTCTTATAAATAGCTACAGGGTCACTGCATGAAGTCAATGTTCCTAAatcggagtgtagcacagtggtaaGGAACAGAGTCATGTAAGAAAGGTCAGAGTTCGATTCGGTAAGGACACTCctgtgtacccttgagcagtcttacctgcattgcttcagtatatatccagctgtataaagatacaatgtaaaatgctatgtaaaatagttgtgtaagtcgctctggataagagcgtctgctaaatgcctgtaatgtaatgtaatgtaaatcaaaCTTGATTAAAATGTCAGTTTACCCAAGGGATCTACATTGCTTCCATTTCAGGAGAAcgtgctcctgaaaattgatctgttccaaaattatttttccagttagcacacatctactaattgggatgcattcaAGTGCATCCCAAGTTCTTTATCTTTAGACAACATGTGCTCCTGGCAAAAAACGTTAGCATAGAGCCCTGTGCCTGTATTACATTACCCGTCAAGAAAAACATGACTACGTTTACATTTTTGGTGAAAGTGCAGAATTGTTCCAGAAAGACGTGCTATTCAGTTGTGCAGTAAATTTTTGGgataaaacttttatttcaactatttacatttgtaaaatgctGCATATAAAACAATAGGCATAAACTGTTTTAAGAATGGAAAGAAAGGAATCAGTCTTCATATTAGCTATACCAAA harbors:
- the pbk gene encoding lymphokine-activated killer T-cell-originated protein kinase homolog translates to MEAASAFKTPCKQNGMRSPAGTPITIPASPFMQKLGCGTGVNVYLMKRVGKQTHSPWAIKKINSKCATTSLGVYQKRLCDEAKILKGLHHPNIVGFRAFTTAKDGSKCLAMEYGGEQSLNDLIEKRREEGGAAFPAKTIENVALHVARGLQYLHNEKKLLHGDIKSCNVVVKGDFEAVKICDVGVSLHLDENMKVSDPRANYIGTEPWKPKEALEDGVITDKADIYAYGLTLWEMMTLSVPHLEMLDSEDDEDDSFDELDFDEDTYYESLGTRPPLDTEILGASYQRMVELFCLCTSEDPHKRPSAAQS